The window TAAATGCAATCTCAAATTTAATTGATTCATTATTCAATTTTAAAGATGCTACTTTTGACAGACGTGATAATCAAGCATTCTCATTATTACACCAATTCTATTTGGAGTATGAGCATATTTATACTAAAAACATGGAAATTTTAGATAATGCTTTAACACCACAAATAAAATTGGCTATTGAACCTATTCAAACTAAAATAAAAAAATTTATAGAAAAGGTCAATAGTAATCCTGATAATATACAATTACCATCAGAAATTACATCTCATGAAAAGGAGTATAAATGAATTTAAGTACAGCAAAAATAGGTATTGATATACTAAATAAATTTACAGAACTTCTACAAAAAAATAATAATGATAAAAACACATCCACTTATACCAATATCTTTTTAAAAGTAGTTAATTACATTTTTTCTTTATATGAAGCAAGTATAAATAGAATGGAACAGAATGAAGCTATTAAACTATTATCTGAACTTGAAGAGATTATAAGAATCAATATTGAAATAATAAAAAATTCTGAAGAGTATTATAATCAAAATGAAACTGCAAAATATATATCTCAACTTAGAAGTAAAAGAAATAAGATTATGAATTCTTATATAAAGATATTAAAGGAGGCTTAATATGAAAATTCAAAAGATAATTCTATTATCAAGATTAATTTCTATTTTCCTTATAATTTCTTGTACTACTATTGCTTCATTAATAGAAGAACCAACACTTCCAAAAACAGAATCTCTTA of the Borrelia hispanica CRI genome contains:
- a CDS encoding BlyB family putative holin accessory protein, with product MILNKESLNASLNAISNLIDSLFNFKDATFDRRDNQAFSLLHQFYLEYEHIYTKNMEILDNALTPQIKLAIEPIQTKIKKFIEKVNSNPDNIQLPSEITSHEKEYK
- a CDS encoding BlyB family putative holin accessory protein, whose translation is MNLSTAKIGIDILNKFTELLQKNNNDKNTSTYTNIFLKVVNYIFSLYEASINRMEQNEAIKLLSELEEIIRINIEIIKNSEEYYNQNETAKYISQLRSKRNKIMNSYIKILKEA